From one Populus alba chromosome 17, ASM523922v2, whole genome shotgun sequence genomic stretch:
- the LOC118049856 gene encoding ADP,ATP carrier protein 3, mitochondrial, producing the protein MADGSGNPSVFRKIHGQSSLISKLSPTLHSRNYNMTSGALSNGFHGHLHPAIQGTGLALVPHVSPIFAEAPSEKGAKGFMIDFLMGGVSAAVSKTAAAPIERVKLLIQNQDEMIKAGRLSEPYKGITDCFARTMKDEGILALWRGNTANVIRYFPTQALNFAFKDYFKRLFNFKKERDGYWKWFAGNLASGGAAGASSLLFVYSLDYARTRLANDAKAAKKGGERQFNGLIDVYKKTLQSDGVAGLYRGFNISCVGIIVYRGLYFGMYDSLKPVVLVGDLQDSFFASFMLGWGITIGAGLASYPIDTVRRRMMMTSGEAVKYKSSLDAFKQIIKNEGPKSLFKGAGANILRAVAGAGVLAGYDKLQVIVFGKKYGSGGGG; encoded by the exons ATGGCGGATGGATCTGGGAATCCATCGGTTTTCAGGAAGATACATGGACAGTCATCTCTCATTTCAAAGCTTTCCCCAACCTTGCACAGCAGGAATTATAACATGACTAGCGGTGCACTTTCTAATGGTTTCCATGGCCATTTGCATCCTGCAATTCAGGGAACTGGTCTGGCACTTGTGCCACATGTTTCCCCAATATTTGCTGAAGCACCATCCGAGAAAGGTGCCAAAGGATTTATGATTGATTTTCTCATGGGAGGAGTGTCAGCTGCTGTTTCAAAGACAGCTGCTGCTCCAATTGAGCGGGTTAAACTCTTGATTCAAAATCAGGATGAAATGATCAAGGCTGGTCGATTATCTGAACCATACAAGGGTATCACTGATTGCTTTGCCAGAACCATGAAGGATGAGGGCATCCTTGCTCTTTGGAGAGGCAACACTGCTAATGTTATCAGATACTTCCCCACCCAG GCCCTGAACTTTGCATTCAAAGATTACTTCAAGAGGTTGTTTAATTTCAAGAAGGAAAGGGATGGCTATTGGAAGTGGTTTGCTGGGAACTTGGCGTCAGGTGGAGCTGCTGGTGCTTCATCTCTTCTATTTGTTTACTCCTTGGATTATGCCCGTACTCGTCTGGCTAATGATGCAAAGGCAGCTAAAAAGGGCGGGGAGAGGCAGTTTAATGGGTTGATTGATGTTTATAAGAAAACCCTCCAGTCCGATGGTGTTGCTGGACTTTATCGTGGATTTAACATATCATGTGTTGGAATTATTGTGTACCGTGGGCTCTACTTCGGAATGTACGATTCTCTTAAACCTGTGGTTCTGGTTGGTGATTTGCAG GATAGTTTCTTTGCAAGTTTCATGTTAGGATGGGGAATTACAATAGGTGCTGGGTTGGCCTCTTACCCCATTGATACAGTCCGTAGAAGGATGATGATGACTTCAGGAGAAGCCGTAAAGTATAAGAGCTCGTTGGATGCATTTAAACAGATCATCAAGAATGAAGGACCGAAATCACTCTTCAAGGGTGCTGGTGCAAACATTCTGCGTGCAGTGGCAGGTGCTGGTGTGCTTGCTGGATATGACAAGCTGCAGGTCATTGTCTTTGGCAAGAAATACGGATCTGGTGGCGGCGGCTAA